CCTTTTTCAGGCATGCTAAGCATAGCTTGATATTCTTCTATGGTTGGCAGTAAATCACATGACCCAAACGTGAAACAACCATATGCTGGATCCCAAAAATTAATTATGGCTCTTAAGGCAAAATAATTAACCGGTATGTACATCAACTCTGCTATATGTCCATACTTCTTCGAGAACATGAATCTACGCTGAGGTGTCAATGCTTCCCAGATCATCTTTAGGTTTGCTAAATCATTTTGTGTAAAAGAGAGTTGGCACCTGGATAGTCCTGATATTTGAGAAAATTGTTTATATTGTCCCCAAATCTTTGTTGCATCCCTTAAGCCCATTTAAGAAGATCACTTGACTCATCAAACTTATACTCAAAAGATGAATGCATCGACATATTGAACATATTAATGTTTCACAACTGTTTCTTTTTTGCACAATTATGAAAAaaagtagtagtagtagtaataataataataataataataataataataatgataataatgataataaaataaatttaaaatttaaaatttgtgagtgtgtaaaatgcatgatgacaaatttaaaataaatgtaccgataaaattagtacaaatattccatataaattaattaaaaataaatacataGTTAAgtgaaccaatgaattataatagaataagaataaaagataaaaaaaatgtaacggCTCGACTCTCTTATACATTATTCAAAAGTCCCCAGTGGAGTCGTCAAGCTGTCGCGACGTGATcacgacgcggagcggccgacatccccaatcatttaatctttaatgtttaaaaggtttggagtcaccaccaatcatattaaggtgtgattggtcaccaaAAAAACCTTGGTCTACGTAAATTTAGATTTAAGGTTCGGGAGTCAGTTGTCTGTAGGGAAGGTattagcaccctacaacacccataaaaatggttaccaaaatttatcttttaaactaaattaaagaggttcacaaaacaaagttcTTTACTTGATAATTTTTAAATGTCCCATAGTTATCAACTCATATCTAAGAAAAAAACTAAGTatgaattgataattatataagTGGAATGAGAGCAATCAGAAAAATggaattaaatttttatttaaaaagatttttttatttacctcaaaaatattaaaatatcaaactttcatattttgatctccatcataggcttttaatagaaaattttatgtatctaaagaattaatgaattcCAAAGAAAACGCTACTACATTAGAAATATATACAGTTTGAGAaataaatgtttggaaagtaaataatatacagGTGGTGAAATAAGTTTTATGTCATTCAacaaatttaatcaatcaatatcaacatatttaataaacagtaaaaacaAACCCTacatttaacaaatttaaatcaaatggCTTGAAGCAGAGGTAATTTGATGTAACAATTTTCAAATGACcaaaacctaacaaaattaaaacacaaaagCATATTTGATGCGATAGTATTCAAATGACCTAAgtctaataaaattaaaacaccctaaacctaacaaaattaaacacagtaagcaaatttgatgcaacaatactctattggtattcaattggtttaacctaacaaaattaatacACAAAGCAGAGAcataatttaatgaaaaaaatcgtttggtataaacttaacaaaattaaaacactcacctaaaaaaattaaatatagtacagtctaggcaaaatttgatgcaacaatattcaattggtttaacccaacaaaattaaaatacaaagcagaggcataatttaatgaaaaatagattcaattggtctaaacctaacaaaattaaaacaccataaacctaacaaaattaaaacacagtAAAATAAAACTTAGACAAAAATTTGATGAAGGAATAGATTTaggggctcttgcaaatatgacaattatagtatcataaattaggctcatagcaaaattgaaatccaacccgcattttaaaattacgaaattacgaagttacccttcagtcattactgatacaccaatatatacggttgatataccaatatatacgactgatacaccaatatatatcgttgatacaccaatatataccgttgatacacctgatttgatgtactgcttgtacacttttttttactctctaatacttcactgatacatattattagtttaaaacacttgatatgttgttgatacactcaatcaattaaatacacttgaagcactaagaatgatacactttatatatcgttgatacatttattattgtttcctgatacactcgatagatttaatacacttaatcacttgctaaactttattgatacatattattagtttgatacacttgatatgttgttgatacagttgctcaactgttgatatactcaatcaattaaatatacTTTGATGCACTaggaatgatacactttatatatcattgatacactttatatatcgttgatacacttgttattttttgctgatacacttgatagatttaatacatttaatcacttgctaaatttcgttgatacatattattagtttgaaacacttgatatgttattgatacacttgctcaattattgatacacttaatcaattaaatacacttgatgcgctaagaatgatacactttatatatcgttgatacacttgtttgtttgttaatacatttgatagatgtaatacacttaatcactagcaaaacttcattgatacatattattagtttgaaacacttgatatgttgttgatacacttgtgaaactgttgatacactcaattaaataaatacacctgatgcactaagcatgatacactttatgtattgtcaatatagttgttatggtatgtttacaatcttaataacatgttggACATCATTATCacctatagtcaacaaattaaaattgaaagttcaatacatgactcaacctgaatttcagtatgaatcaagttcacaaaagaatcaaatgatgatatcgctccatcaaccaaaacacaatttattttgtaatccacgtagtaatgttgctcattccattgaccactttgaaaaacaatcactgccaatttaaccataactacaatgaactgtaacaattttagaaaaataaaaaacacttagtaagtatatcagtcaactaatacatataatataagtatatcatactgttgatataaaaaacagatacaaattaaaataaaatagaaccgaacgtaactaaataaaaccaaactgatctacaaagtttctttcgataaaagatattatgaacaaataaaagagatgaggaagaactAATCATAGCcgtaattttaataaataatatatgagcaatttacagaaataatattagggcttcaaaaaagggaaagaaatacatacataattcttattttccctgaagaaaaaatgaggagaataggagaagaagacgaggagaagatgataaaaaaaaaaaaaaaaaaaaaaagaagccgacgaagagggagaaatctaaaagaacgaaactgaagagagaagagaagaacggtggagaagaggcagaagaagaccaggagaagagaagtaggtgaataggagaaatggtgaagaagaacgatagagaagagaagaagaaaacgaaaaatgaaggagaacaataaagaaaaacgaaagagaaagaaaaaacaccaaagaagggtaattttggaataataaaaagaataaaataagaaatatcaaccaaaattaaaaagttgctatgtttacaaaattgaaaatgttagtgctaatattgctaaattggatttttattgtgtcacccaatacaatttcccaTAGATTTAATTGGTCTAACTCAACAAAATCAAAGGCTCGTTAAAATCAattcaacaaattaaaaacaaaacaattttGAAGAAGGAAGAACAATCAACGTTCTAATAAAGGGAAAagatggaaatgaaaaaaaaaaactcacctTTTGGCAGAATAGTTTTTCGTTTTTCACCCTTTTAACTGATCTCTCCTTCATCCAAAAAAATCTCCCCCTCCCCCTTTCTTTTCCGCTGCTTTTATAGGGCATTGAGATGGTagctttttttttaagactgcAGGATCGTGAAGAGGGAGGGGGAAAATTCGTGAGACTTGTGAAGGAAGTGGTTGagatatgaaatttaattattgttttctttttccttttttttaaaaaaataaataaattcaaattcaaatcaacttaatttcataaaaataaataaataaaataaaataataaaataaaataaagtaaagtaaatataaaaaataaatggccaaaatatggtatctacaacaatcaatataaataaatctcttTACTTTTGAGATAAATtagttaaactcattaactacatttaatcaatatttgttaccTGTGTGtacattccactaaagactcacagctgaactcttctcactgtagatatatttctgtgtccacggatatagaccaataccagtaagttagtccttcacaagtgttcgtaacaccagctgggtcaaattaccgttttgcccctaggttacttctagtccttaaatactagtgctcctctaatgaacaacctgtttatggtccaaccactaaacagaaacccctctcatgccataaagagggtagggccctttgttcaagtcccgaaaacactatttaaggaaacacttatctacttaccctgaAGGTggggagtgaattccatcttgtgtgattatgtttccagctccccactcggtcttatttccaaaatgataagcatattgagtcggtaaTCTGGTCACTCTCatccgtacaaatcaaaggacaatccctcgcaaacaggagttcataatacactcaagattaagactaagttacctaggtcatcctaatgaaatagaaactcatctagttaacggagttacatctagtgattactatttcgtggtctgaTCTTATGCAAaatcattgcataggataccctcactcgcatatCGCATACATAAACACATTGGATcgatgtgtttgtatcaaatacaaagtgagtcgtatccatagtgttaacaggataaggtacctaaCCTTAATCCTCTACTATAAaacctttaagctgatcttgaacattgatccccgtatgtctctacatattgttcaagactcattaaaCAGCTtaaaatgttagtttattggatttaggttattaagacaaaactaataatataatcagtaacacttattgaaattataataataaaacactttattaataacggtcaatggattatatttactatctacgagttttaggacataaaacccaacagtaAGCTCCATCGTGCTCATGGTACACCTAGTGTTGTAGAAACGAAACTCATTTTCTAACTGTTCCCAACTGTCAATGACTTTTGACTCCAGATCGATGtaccactcgaaagcatttcctttcaagcttcaAACGAACTTCCTGACAAGCCGGTCTCTTTTTTATCCTTCATTCTCACATGTTTCGACGAAATGAGCGATATGCTActttgggttgccctttccatcgaactgctggaattttggaggttggtacccaagtggcatcctcaagttgtcgattctcttggtgtacgaCTCAGAGTACCTGAAAGAAGTTTGCGGCAGTCTtccatactgagctctaatggaattcgcGATCATATTCTGTAGCTGTTGAACTGAGAGAGAAGCAACATAAACTGATTattgttgtggttggttttcctgcaccgcattcttccctttatcagtagctttgacaaCAGGAGTTTAACTTAGCAGTTTCACGAGTTTGCATCTGCTCTCTCAAAGCTGTGATTTCGTGGTCTCGTTCCTCTACAACCTTCATCAAGAGGTTaattttcctctccatctctTTCATGGTAGCCTCGACCGTTATATCAGCCATCATGACAAACATCACATCAGGGTATGCTTCCTTCTTTGATTTGCTAGAGGCAGAATCAGAATTATCATATAAAGGATTTTCTTTGAGGACAATCCCAACTTTAGGAGACTCCATTAATTGCTTAAGAATGCTCTGTGCTATGGTAGAACCTTGATCCTGCTCCTAGGTAATTTCCTTAGAACGACTACTCGTGATGGGTTCTATGTAAGTGTCGCTTGCAACAGAAGATTTGGATGTAGTCTTCTTGGAtgtcattgattttcttgtagatttggCTGACGAGAGAgtgagatgagaggtagagataTCCCATTGGAcatgccaatttgttcacacgagatttctagagaaattttgttcgtggagttgaacttgtgttaatattatatttacgttgatttgatgcgatgtggttcgatttCTAGAATTTgttcctctgattctctctcggctggatgcttatgcttaatttgaggaagcgaagcacgtgatgttcttgaagttggagtcttggaagaaagtttgtaattcaaaggagcttcaatcttcgagagTGGTCGAAGCTTCAACCTTTGAGtgtggtcgacttcaggagttgaggagtTTTCTATCTCTTGAGAAAAGACTTTCTAGACCTTATagagtcaaaaatttccaaccccacAGATGAAGAGAActcttctatttatagagttccctagTGGTCTTTTATGAACTTGGGTTTGGTGGATTATACCCATGGACTCAATCatatggatttgggtcatatttaattttatgctaaattaagcttattgttgggctcaattgaattttagcttaaataaataatagttaattgaaccaaataattaatttaattcaattgtCATAATAATGACATGTGAcgtcattagaattgtccaatttgtttttaaatttaatttgggacacatgcgattttttagttaatctcaaatacaattattttagtaaatgaggtggcaaattgtaattggtttcaaaatttcttattcaatatGAAGACTTTAAAGATTTGAAGGAGACGAGTTGGAAGCTCCAATAGTTTCTGCCACTGATGGAAGTTTGATTTTGATGTGTTAATCATGTGTTGGgtgtttgattttaattatagggtatttgttgtttcttgaataattgtatttaggattCAATTTTTCCAGTTAGATGggggcatttaagacattaTTCCAACAATTAGTTTTTCgtgattttgctattttatcaatttaaataaaaaatttgtcatttatccaaagtaaaccttcTATTTTGCTATTATTCATGTCGACCCAAAAGAAATATTTGTTGACTTTCAACCCAGCCCATTGGAATTTTTGTTGACTTTCGACCCAACCTATTAGGTCCTAGACTAGGCAGCTTGTTATTCGGCCCATATTGACCAATTGTTAATGGTTAGCTTAGTTTCTTCCGTAATTAAAATGGATAGcaattgttagaataattattaattatgtagcaacattttaaaaaaaattgcaaatatagaaaaatctatcggtgatagacttctatcgttgataaactcttatggtttatcagtgatagaccaagatttgctacatggtctatcggtaatagactcctatcattgatagattttgacaaattttgctatatttgcaattttttaaaatcaatatacttaattattttgaatataattgttacatttgcaactatccctagtTTCTTCCTATCCATTTGTTGATTAGGTTTAATCTCAATAATATCACTCTAAATCTAGGTTTCTTCCTATCCAATTGCATCATCTATCTTTTATGTCTTTGCTCACCCTAGTTTTGACTTATCAACATTACAAATAATAAACACAACATATTCATACTTTCATCaacattttctaaaattcaCGTGACATATATGGTACTTAAAGTTGAAGGAGAGTTGTTGTCATGGGTTGAAACACAGAATCCAACTCCAAAGTAGCAGCCAATTCAGGCTCCAAAATGGCAGACACGGTCCACGATCCATCCCCTTTAGCACTCGGCCTTTGGTTCAAATAACTAACCCCAATTCTCTCTATAGTCGAGCCCACAGTTCCAAGCACTGGGCCTCCAAATCCAAAGTCCAATTCCGAAACTGGAAACCTCTGGCCCGATGACACTACTAGGCCCGGCCCACCAAGGCCCAATACAATCCTCGACATCATAAGCCCAGGCCTTCGACACTCAATCCAATCAACCAAGTCTAAGAAATGGGCCTTGTTCGTCGCCTTAGAGATCGCCTCGTGAACCACGTCAGCAATCTCCGGTATGGAATTACATTTCAATTCTTCAATACTTGCCTCTCCAAACACAACCGACAAGACGTTCCCTATGTAATCCGACATGTAGTTCCGATCTCCTCCTAATCGACTCCTCCCATCAACTAACCATCCCATTTTACACTTCGTATGCTCTGTTTCCATGGCGGAAACCATTTTTTTCCACACGTATGCAGAGAACGCTTCGATTTTCGTCCTCTTAACTCCGTTTGAACTCGCAAGCTTCTGCAATTGATCGATGCTCGTTTGATCGATGTAATAGAGTCTCTTGATTAGCTTCTTCAATGTCGGAATGTTGTTTATGTCTTCCATGGTGCATTTCACCATCGTATTGTTTAAATCTGGATGGTAAGTCGGAGGAGAACGAGGGAGAATGTTTCTCCGATGATCTGGTATGGTGGAAATTGGTTTTCCTCTAGTGATTTCTGACCAAGCGAGGAGGAATTTTCCAAATGCAGTTGCGTCACCAAGCGCATGATCGAATGTGAATGTAATTGAAATTCCGCCGCAAGCGTAACACGTGATTTGAATTTGGAGAGGGAAGTCTGGATTTACAGTGACGAGTTTTCCCTGGAGTAATTCGTTAAGATCATGAAAATTCAAGGCGTCTAATCGAAGATTGGCCTTTGCTTCTACTACCAAAGCACCGAAGTTATTGCAAATGATTTCAGGTTCGTTCGTTGTTGGATTTTGGACAATTTTACCTGCAAATGGATAGTAATGATTTAAGGTTTTTGCGAGGGAAATTTTGAGAGCGTCGATAATGCCGGTGGAGGAGTTGGTGGTGGGACGGCGATAGAAGTAAAAATATGTGATTGGAAAACGGCCGGAGAGGAGATCGAGATTTGAGAGATGCAAAATGAGCGGTTCGGATTCCGACAAGGGATTGTTAGTGGGTTTGACGATGGATTTGTTGGCGAATGTAACTTGGAGTTTGGGTTGGATTGAAATGTGTTCCATTAGAGCTGGAAGATGAATTAGGCAATTTGAGGATGAAGATTTTGAAAGAGATGCAATTATGGTAGCTTCTTGCTCCATTCcacttttgatttgattgagctGACTTACCCACTACTGTGTGCCtacaatatataatatatacattcTTTTTGTCATATGAGTTGGAGCATACTTTAGCTAGTTGGAATGCTAATCATATGCTTTTTTAAATGGAAATACTCAACAAAACTACCTCCAAAAACTACTCCAACTATTTTGTCAtagaaattttcaaataaagacCAAAAACATATACTAACTAATAGATTGATAGGGCTACTAGAAAAATATG
This region of Cucumis melo cultivar AY chromosome 7, USDA_Cmelo_AY_1.0, whole genome shotgun sequence genomic DNA includes:
- the LOC103493021 gene encoding coniferyl alcohol acyltransferase produces the protein MEQEATIIASLSKSSSSNCLIHLPALMEHISIQPKLQVTFANKSIVKPTNNPLSESEPLILHLSNLDLLSGRFPITYFYFYRRPTTNSSTGIIDALKISLAKTLNHYYPFAGKIVQNPTTNEPEIICNNFGALVVEAKANLRLDALNFHDLNELLQGKLVTVNPDFPLQIQITCYACGGISITFTFDHALGDATAFGKFLLAWSEITRGKPISTIPDHRRNILPRSPPTYHPDLNNTMVKCTMEDINNIPTLKKLIKRLYYIDQTSIDQLQKLASSNGVKRTKIEAFSAYVWKKMVSAMETEHTKCKMGWLVDGRSRLGGDRNYMSDYIGNVLSVVFGEASIEELKCNSIPEIADVVHEAISKATNKAHFLDLVDWIECRRPGLMMSRIVLGLGGPGLVVSSGQRFPVSELDFGFGGPVLGTVGSTIERIGVSYLNQRPSAKGDGSWTVSAILEPELAATLELDSVFQPMTTTLLQL